The proteins below come from a single Desulfitobacterium metallireducens DSM 15288 genomic window:
- a CDS encoding transporter substrate-binding domain-containing protein produces MKKFGVLMMSALLVGSLLAGCGSNTATPSGSSSADSGVSSDVKAIKDSGVLKVGVKVDVPKFGYKDPKTSKIEGFEIDLAHEMAKKIVGDPEKVEFTAVTAKTRGPLLDNGNVNMDISTFTITEERKNSYNFSDPYYTDGVGLLVKKASGAQGLKDLDGKKIGVAQSSTSKKAVQEEADKLGIKITFQEFATYPEIKAALDSGRVDAFSVDRSILFGYLDDSTALLPDKFSPQEYGIATKKGNDGLAKIVNDTVGELKKSGDIDKLIKKWGL; encoded by the coding sequence ATGAAGAAGTTTGGAGTTTTAATGATGAGTGCTTTGTTGGTTGGAAGCCTGTTAGCAGGGTGTGGTTCGAATACTGCAACCCCTTCAGGATCAAGCAGTGCTGATTCCGGGGTTTCATCTGATGTCAAAGCGATCAAGGATAGCGGTGTATTAAAGGTTGGGGTTAAAGTTGATGTACCTAAGTTTGGCTATAAAGATCCCAAAACGAGCAAAATTGAGGGGTTTGAAATCGATCTAGCCCATGAAATGGCTAAGAAAATTGTTGGAGATCCAGAAAAAGTTGAGTTTACGGCAGTTACGGCAAAAACGCGGGGTCCGCTCCTCGATAATGGTAACGTGAATATGGATATCTCGACATTTACGATTACGGAAGAACGTAAAAATAGCTACAACTTCAGTGACCCCTACTATACAGACGGTGTAGGCTTACTCGTTAAAAAGGCTTCTGGGGCCCAAGGGTTGAAAGATCTAGACGGAAAGAAAATTGGGGTGGCTCAGAGCTCAACTAGTAAAAAGGCAGTTCAAGAAGAGGCTGATAAATTAGGAATTAAAATTACGTTCCAAGAATTTGCAACTTATCCGGAAATTAAAGCCGCTTTAGATTCAGGACGGGTAGATGCGTTCTCCGTTGACCGCTCGATTCTCTTTGGTTACCTGGATGATTCTACAGCTCTGTTACCTGATAAGTTTAGCCCCCAAGAATATGGTATTGCGACTAAAAAGGGCAATGATGGACTAGCAAAGATTGTAAATGATACAGTGGGTGAGCTCAAAAAATCCGGTGATATTGATAAACTTATTAAGAAGTGGGGTCTGTAA
- the nadA gene encoding quinolinate synthase NadA: MFKSQQPIPDQYILMSEKERDERICAIKANLGSKLVILGHHYQRDDVIRYADYRGDSLKLAQFAAQEKDAEYIVFCGVHFMAETADMLTSSKQKIILPDLGAGCPMAEMAELEDVEVCWEILKAKYTQEFIPVTYVNSNAEVKAFCGRNGGMTCTSSNAPKIFERLMGEGKSILFLPDEHLGRNTGLQWGLRDQDILLWNRENPEEAELPKDAPRLILWDGYCTVHQKFEPQQVDEVQKKYPGIQVMVHPECSHAVVKKADISGSTDFIIRQISEAPAGSAWAIGTEINLVHRLAQENPDKKIVSLNENTCLCVMMSRISQPHLLWALDNLKEGKVVNQITVDDKIAADAIMALNRMLALSK; the protein is encoded by the coding sequence ATGTTTAAAAGCCAGCAACCGATACCGGATCAATATATCTTAATGAGTGAGAAGGAACGTGATGAACGGATTTGTGCTATTAAAGCGAATCTGGGCTCAAAACTAGTTATTCTCGGTCACCATTATCAACGAGATGATGTTATTCGATATGCTGATTACCGAGGAGATTCTTTAAAATTAGCGCAATTCGCGGCTCAAGAAAAAGATGCAGAGTATATCGTTTTCTGTGGTGTTCATTTCATGGCAGAAACGGCGGATATGTTGACGTCTTCCAAGCAGAAGATTATTTTGCCTGATCTGGGAGCAGGTTGCCCGATGGCTGAAATGGCGGAACTCGAGGATGTAGAAGTGTGCTGGGAAATTCTTAAGGCGAAGTATACCCAAGAATTTATTCCAGTAACGTATGTTAATTCGAATGCTGAGGTCAAAGCGTTTTGCGGACGGAATGGGGGAATGACATGTACTTCTTCAAATGCCCCGAAGATTTTTGAACGATTAATGGGAGAAGGAAAAAGCATTCTATTTTTGCCCGATGAGCATCTCGGTCGTAACACGGGACTCCAATGGGGACTCCGTGACCAGGATATTCTTCTTTGGAATCGGGAAAATCCGGAGGAAGCTGAACTTCCTAAAGATGCTCCAAGACTGATTCTCTGGGATGGCTATTGTACTGTACATCAGAAGTTTGAACCTCAGCAGGTGGATGAAGTTCAAAAAAAATATCCGGGGATACAAGTTATGGTCCATCCAGAATGCAGCCATGCAGTGGTTAAAAAGGCGGATATCAGTGGTTCAACAGACTTTATTATTCGTCAAATTTCCGAAGCTCCGGCGGGAAGTGCCTGGGCGATTGGGACGGAGATCAATTTAGTGCATCGGTTAGCCCAAGAAAATCCAGATAAAAAGATTGTCAGTCTCAATGAAAATACTTGCTTGTGTGTTATGATGAGCCGAATTAGCCAACCGCATCTTCTCTGGGCACTTGATAACCTTAAGGAAGGAAAGGTTGTTAATCAGATTACAGTGGATGATAAGATAGCTGCTGATGCAATAATGGCCTTGAATCGGATGCTAGCGCTGAGTAAATAG
- a CDS encoding transcription repressor NadR, producing MSAKKEKSGQERREFLIELLKKSSEPLKAAQLAKITEVSRQVIVQDMALLRAKEEPVLSTSQGYIYFKDSLLHGVRRVIFSRHSAQDTERELTLLVDFGVQVLDVGIEHSVYGRILRPLNLKSRLDVKNFLSQMTQKEATLLSSLTSGLHLHTLEAPSVEVMDKACKALEEEGFWVET from the coding sequence ATGTCCGCAAAGAAAGAAAAATCCGGTCAAGAACGCCGCGAATTTTTAATTGAATTGTTAAAAAAGAGCTCAGAACCTCTTAAAGCCGCTCAACTCGCCAAAATTACCGAAGTCAGTCGACAAGTCATTGTTCAGGATATGGCACTGCTTCGTGCTAAAGAAGAACCTGTCCTTTCCACCTCTCAGGGCTATATCTATTTTAAGGATTCTTTACTTCATGGAGTGCGACGGGTTATTTTTAGCCGACACTCTGCGCAGGATACGGAGCGGGAATTGACCCTGCTCGTCGATTTCGGAGTTCAAGTGCTTGATGTCGGTATTGAACATTCCGTCTACGGAAGAATTCTCCGTCCGCTGAACCTAAAAAGTCGCCTTGATGTGAAAAACTTTCTTTCCCAAATGACGCAGAAAGAGGCTACCTTGCTTTCTTCCCTTACCTCTGGTCTACACCTGCATACCTTGGAAGCACCGTCAGTCGAAGTGATGGATAAAGCGTGCAAAGCTCTTGAAGAAGAAGGCTTTTGGGTTGAAACATAA
- a CDS encoding two-component system sensor histidine kinase NtrB produces the protein MKRDTLSLKLVIIMIIFYLIPLFLDIPEGIRHHDFFWLLYLIPVIGASYHLGLRGGFLFASIGIFIFSSWELKEFILDYNTHHRNNLFEVFMIDALLFLVALALGTLSDKIKNEKEQGQKKNEYFESIILALTSQQVKSEESLRAYKEILTKVFSEIQIPLYVLNSNDGTFLEVNKSFETLVGYSREEILGHNCNFFKLFSEDQTITELNNGITEKNIPIKNFETEFETKNGEIRNGLFSVQSLQLPNSPGILCTCIDITDLTQLKAEMARLDRLKLIGVMAAGLGHEIRNPLTTVRGYLQFLGAKTEFAQAKSHFDLMISELDHSNAIITEFLSLAKTKPIETELEDNNINEIIQRLYPLMVTNASSNDKIIQLNLNPIPNLKLNVKEIRQLIMNLVRNGLEAMTSDGILSIRTYVEDGEAILAIHDHGCGIRPEILNKLGTPFLSTKDTGTGLGLAVCYGIIERHNATINVQTGPTGTTFYIKFRFQENYFLPNCGK, from the coding sequence TTGAAACGTGACACTTTATCTTTGAAATTAGTCATAATTATGATCATCTTCTATTTGATTCCGCTCTTCCTTGATATTCCTGAGGGCATACGCCACCATGACTTCTTCTGGCTCCTTTACCTTATTCCTGTAATTGGTGCTAGCTACCATCTAGGGCTCAGAGGTGGCTTTCTATTCGCTTCTATCGGAATTTTCATTTTTAGTTCTTGGGAGCTTAAAGAGTTTATTTTAGACTATAATACTCATCATCGTAATAACCTTTTTGAGGTCTTTATGATTGACGCGCTTCTATTCCTTGTTGCCCTTGCCCTAGGGACCTTATCAGATAAAATTAAGAATGAGAAAGAACAAGGTCAAAAGAAAAATGAATACTTTGAGAGTATAATACTCGCTTTAACTTCACAACAGGTAAAATCGGAGGAATCCTTGCGGGCATACAAGGAAATTCTTACTAAAGTATTTAGTGAGATCCAAATTCCCTTATATGTACTCAATAGTAATGATGGAACATTCCTTGAAGTCAATAAAAGTTTTGAGACGTTAGTCGGTTACTCGCGAGAGGAAATCCTTGGCCATAATTGCAATTTCTTTAAGCTATTTTCAGAAGATCAAACGATTACAGAACTTAATAACGGCATAACGGAAAAAAACATTCCTATTAAAAATTTTGAAACTGAATTTGAAACTAAAAACGGGGAAATTCGAAACGGTCTCTTTTCCGTTCAATCCCTCCAGTTACCTAATTCGCCAGGAATATTATGTACCTGCATAGACATCACTGATTTAACCCAGCTCAAAGCTGAAATGGCTCGGTTAGATCGACTCAAACTGATTGGAGTAATGGCCGCTGGCTTGGGTCATGAAATTCGTAATCCACTCACTACTGTTAGAGGTTATTTACAGTTTCTAGGTGCTAAAACAGAATTTGCTCAAGCAAAAAGTCATTTTGATCTGATGATCAGTGAATTAGACCATTCTAATGCAATTATCACTGAATTCTTATCCCTTGCCAAAACAAAACCCATTGAGACTGAATTAGAAGATAATAACATTAACGAAATCATACAGCGTCTGTATCCTTTAATGGTCACCAATGCATCAAGCAATGATAAAATCATTCAACTCAATTTAAACCCCATCCCTAACCTTAAGCTTAATGTAAAAGAAATAAGACAACTCATCATGAACCTTGTGCGTAATGGATTAGAAGCAATGACATCTGATGGGATTTTATCTATAAGAACTTATGTCGAGGATGGAGAAGCCATTCTAGCTATCCACGATCATGGTTGCGGGATTAGACCAGAAATCCTTAATAAATTAGGGACACCCTTCTTAAGTACGAAAGATACCGGGACCGGACTGGGACTGGCTGTATGCTACGGTATTATTGAAAGACATAATGCAACAATAAACGTTCAAACCGGACCAACCGGAACAACTTTTTATATAAAATTCCGCTTCCAAGAGAATTATTTTCTTCCAAATTGTGGCAAATAA
- a CDS encoding L-aspartate oxidase, with translation MQTIIMTDFLIIGSGIAGLSAALGASPYGEVMVIAKDRPDICNSTLAQGGIAAAVGKNDSPEEHTRDTLIAGAGACQEKTVEILTQEAPQVIGRLIELGTCFDRTNSGELALGREGAHSLARVIHRGDDTGAAVWETLFHKVQEQKVQFLAETRAEALLVKEGRCYGAIVRNIEGLHRIIARSVVLATGGIGELYGKTTNSLLSTGEGLALAWKAGAVLSDLEFVQFHPTALASEDNPLFLISEAVRGEGAVLVTEERERFMIHYHPRADLAPRDVVTRAIVDEQQKGHRVYLDASALGDHFEHRFPNIYAKVQSLGLDPRKDLIPITPAAHFFMGGIQTDSFGWTNIKGLYACGECAYTGVHGANRLASNSLLEGLVFGKRVAQALHSQSVDSALPSIDFSEFNSAIRETPENIKPIDLKDPRVQAVQKLMWSSVGIIREEAGMTKAYQELSQLENEVEFSEVELKNMLLVAKLITSSALQRLESRGSHYRLDYPEVDPAWQPKHLSLRRYSA, from the coding sequence ATGCAAACGATTATAATGACTGATTTTCTAATCATTGGTAGCGGAATTGCGGGCTTGTCTGCAGCCTTAGGGGCATCCCCTTATGGAGAGGTAATGGTCATAGCGAAAGATCGGCCTGATATTTGTAATTCGACATTGGCTCAGGGCGGAATTGCAGCTGCTGTAGGAAAGAATGATTCTCCTGAAGAGCATACTCGCGACACTTTAATAGCCGGTGCTGGTGCTTGCCAAGAAAAGACCGTTGAAATCTTAACGCAAGAAGCACCTCAAGTAATAGGTCGTCTAATTGAGCTAGGGACATGCTTTGATCGAACAAATTCTGGTGAGCTAGCTTTAGGAAGAGAAGGGGCACACAGTCTGGCCCGAGTGATTCATCGTGGGGATGATACCGGCGCAGCAGTATGGGAAACGCTGTTCCATAAAGTTCAAGAACAAAAGGTACAGTTTTTAGCGGAAACTCGGGCTGAGGCGCTTCTTGTTAAAGAAGGTCGTTGTTATGGGGCAATTGTGAGAAATATAGAAGGACTTCATCGAATTATCGCCCGAAGTGTTGTTCTCGCAACGGGAGGAATCGGAGAGCTTTATGGAAAAACGACAAATTCGCTTCTTAGTACGGGTGAAGGTTTGGCGCTAGCCTGGAAGGCTGGGGCAGTTTTAAGTGATCTTGAATTTGTTCAATTTCATCCGACCGCTTTGGCTTCAGAGGATAATCCTCTTTTTCTCATTTCTGAAGCGGTTCGAGGTGAAGGAGCAGTACTCGTAACTGAAGAGCGTGAGCGTTTTATGATCCATTATCATCCCCGGGCTGATTTAGCCCCCCGTGATGTAGTAACACGAGCTATCGTTGATGAACAACAAAAGGGGCATCGCGTTTATCTTGATGCTTCAGCTCTAGGCGATCATTTCGAACATCGCTTCCCCAATATCTATGCTAAGGTTCAATCTTTAGGACTTGATCCAAGGAAGGACTTGATCCCGATTACTCCGGCAGCCCACTTTTTCATGGGGGGAATTCAGACGGACAGCTTTGGATGGACAAACATCAAAGGCTTATATGCTTGCGGGGAGTGTGCTTATACAGGCGTTCATGGAGCAAATCGCTTAGCGAGTAATTCCCTATTAGAGGGGTTGGTTTTTGGCAAGCGAGTAGCTCAGGCCTTGCATTCTCAAAGCGTAGATTCTGCTTTGCCTAGTATTGATTTCTCAGAATTCAATTCAGCGATCAGGGAGACTCCCGAAAATATCAAGCCAATCGATTTGAAGGATCCGCGAGTTCAAGCGGTACAGAAACTAATGTGGTCTTCTGTGGGGATTATTCGTGAGGAAGCAGGAATGACGAAAGCTTATCAGGAGCTAAGTCAACTCGAAAATGAAGTGGAATTCAGTGAGGTTGAACTTAAGAATATGCTTCTTGTTGCGAAATTGATTACTTCGTCGGCGCTTCAACGTTTGGAAAGCCGAGGAAGTCATTATCGACTGGATTATCCTGAAGTTGATCCCGCTTGGCAACCCAAACATTTGAGCTTAAGGAGGTATTCCGCATGA
- the nadC gene encoding carboxylating nicotinate-nucleotide diphosphorylase, whose protein sequence is MNPLYYEEIVRQALSEDIGFQDLTTEAIISETHCSVAEITAKAEGILAGLDIAKRAFMLLDEQMSFQAKVHDGERVFPGQVVAVIKGRTRALLGGERVALNLLQRLSGIATETNQAVECIKNFDCHIIDTRKTMPGLRGLDKYAVKMGGGYNHRFGLFDAILIKDNHIAAAGGITEAVNLVREKVGHMVKVEVETETLDQVDEALRTPVDIIMLDNMSTELMKQAVQCIDKKVLTEASGGITLDSLVQVASTGVDLISLGWLTHSVKALDLSLNIVGEKRDV, encoded by the coding sequence ATGAATCCCTTATACTATGAGGAGATCGTCAGACAGGCCCTAAGTGAAGATATTGGGTTCCAGGATCTGACGACAGAAGCGATTATTTCAGAAACGCATTGTTCAGTAGCCGAGATAACGGCAAAAGCTGAAGGAATTCTGGCAGGTCTGGATATTGCAAAACGTGCGTTTATGTTACTGGATGAGCAGATGAGCTTCCAAGCAAAAGTTCACGATGGTGAACGTGTTTTCCCAGGGCAAGTTGTAGCCGTGATAAAGGGGAGAACTCGTGCACTATTAGGTGGAGAACGAGTAGCTCTTAATTTACTGCAACGTTTATCAGGAATCGCGACGGAGACGAATCAAGCGGTTGAGTGTATTAAGAATTTTGACTGTCATATTATTGATACCCGTAAGACAATGCCAGGTTTAAGAGGGCTGGATAAGTATGCAGTGAAAATGGGGGGCGGATATAACCACCGTTTTGGATTGTTTGATGCGATCCTCATTAAAGATAATCATATTGCAGCAGCGGGCGGAATTACAGAAGCGGTGAACTTAGTCCGTGAAAAGGTGGGACATATGGTTAAGGTTGAAGTCGAGACAGAAACTTTAGACCAGGTCGATGAAGCGCTCCGTACACCCGTGGATATCATCATGCTTGATAACATGTCCACAGAGCTAATGAAGCAAGCAGTGCAATGCATTGATAAGAAAGTTTTAACCGAAGCCTCAGGTGGGATTACCTTGGATTCCTTAGTTCAGGTCGCCTCAACAGGAGTAGATTTGATCTCTTTGGGTTGGTTAACCCATTCAGTAAAAGCTTTAGACTTGAGTCTGAATATTGTCGGGGAGAAAAGAGATGTTTAA
- a CDS encoding manganese catalase family protein: MFTFSNRLFYPVQVERQDPKFGQIMFEHYGGKDSEFSAVTQYQNHRANMPNPYVSKLLGMIAAEEMSHMEMISVAIKRLGGPPLSYVNSQGTPWNINYVDQSLDPIAMLQADAEAEIRARILYNQHFTMTQDPGLKQMISFLGSREDVHKHLFQRAQGLIVQGAGAEQFRQLILDYKASLQI; the protein is encoded by the coding sequence ATGTTTACCTTTAGCAACAGGCTCTTTTATCCAGTTCAGGTAGAACGGCAAGATCCTAAATTTGGACAAATCATGTTCGAACATTATGGAGGAAAGGATAGTGAATTTTCGGCAGTAACTCAATATCAAAATCACAGAGCAAATATGCCCAATCCTTATGTAAGTAAACTCTTAGGAATGATCGCTGCTGAGGAAATGAGCCACATGGAAATGATTTCTGTCGCGATCAAGAGGTTAGGTGGCCCTCCGCTCAGCTATGTAAATTCGCAAGGGACACCTTGGAATATCAATTATGTTGATCAGAGCCTTGATCCAATTGCCATGCTTCAAGCGGATGCTGAAGCTGAGATACGAGCACGAATTTTATATAATCAACATTTTACTATGACTCAGGACCCTGGCCTTAAGCAAATGATTAGCTTTTTGGGGAGCAGGGAAGATGTACACAAACACCTTTTTCAAAGAGCCCAAGGTTTGATTGTACAGGGCGCAGGAGCTGAGCAGTTTAGACAACTGATTTTGGATTATAAAGCCAGCTTACAAATTTAA
- a CDS encoding amino acid ABC transporter ATP-binding protein yields MIELEGLHKHFGSLHVLKGIDLKVGSGEKLVVIGPSGSGKSTLIRCMNLLEKPSSGKVTVDGVEITAHKAPIAKIRQSVAMVFQQFNLYPHKTVLENLTLAPTLIKKIPKDEAEESGLAFLDRVGLKQKADAYPSQLSGGQQQRVAIARALNMRPKIMLFDEPTSALDPEMIQEVLDVMVDLAHEGITMVVVTHEMGFARQVADRVVFMDDGQILEQGTPEHFFANPTHERTKQFLSRIIR; encoded by the coding sequence GTGATTGAACTCGAAGGGTTGCATAAACATTTTGGCTCATTACATGTACTAAAAGGGATCGATCTTAAGGTCGGATCGGGAGAAAAGTTAGTGGTGATCGGTCCCAGTGGTTCAGGTAAGAGTACCCTTATACGCTGTATGAATCTATTAGAAAAGCCTAGCTCAGGCAAGGTTACAGTTGATGGGGTGGAAATCACGGCTCATAAAGCTCCGATTGCTAAAATCCGTCAATCTGTGGCTATGGTTTTTCAACAATTTAATCTCTATCCACATAAAACGGTTTTAGAAAATCTTACTCTTGCCCCTACTTTAATTAAAAAAATTCCTAAAGATGAGGCAGAAGAGTCTGGATTGGCCTTTTTGGATCGAGTCGGCTTAAAGCAAAAGGCAGACGCTTATCCATCTCAGCTTTCTGGTGGACAGCAGCAACGGGTCGCAATCGCGAGAGCATTGAATATGCGGCCAAAAATTATGCTCTTTGATGAACCTACCTCTGCTTTGGATCCAGAAATGATCCAAGAGGTCTTGGACGTCATGGTTGATTTAGCTCATGAAGGAATCACCATGGTTGTGGTTACCCATGAAATGGGATTTGCCCGGCAAGTTGCTGACCGCGTGGTGTTCATGGATGATGGACAAATCTTAGAACAGGGGACCCCAGAACATTTCTTTGCAAATCCAACGCATGAACGGACTAAACAATTTTTAAGCCGGATTATTCGTTAG
- a CDS encoding HutP family protein — MKERSDNYGVRPSLEREALFLVLTDTREKENEVKQKLIAENLNCAVTEIGGTVATLQPTGKLTHSVISAALNTGVIKKDPKAIHAVVHATLEATNSIFVHTNSNASFALKIAMVTDNDWIAIAIFGRTSVNILSEHCRVGLGYMHL, encoded by the coding sequence ATGAAAGAACGTAGTGATAATTATGGGGTTAGGCCTTCTTTGGAACGAGAGGCACTCTTCCTTGTTTTAACAGATACTCGAGAAAAAGAAAATGAGGTAAAACAGAAGCTTATAGCTGAGAATCTAAATTGTGCAGTTACTGAAATTGGAGGGACGGTAGCAACACTTCAGCCTACAGGAAAACTCACTCATTCCGTTATCTCGGCTGCCCTGAATACGGGAGTGATCAAAAAAGACCCCAAAGCAATTCATGCAGTAGTCCATGCAACGCTTGAAGCCACTAATAGCATTTTCGTGCATACCAATAGCAATGCCAGTTTTGCCCTAAAGATTGCGATGGTGACTGATAATGATTGGATTGCAATAGCCATATTTGGGCGTACTTCTGTAAATATTCTTTCTGAACATTGTCGGGTGGGGCTAGGGTACATGCATTTGTGA
- a CDS encoding HD-GYP domain-containing protein has protein sequence MSIINASELLEGLSLALDVAENKTFEHAQRTAYIALCIAKELNLSEEELQDIFAASLLHDIGMTTSLADSHQDISLLVKHCQTGAQMVKLLPLPVNVAEYIRWHHANWDGSGLFELAGSSIPLGAQIIYLADQSDVLLQELGSIYNDRSGIQNALQKRSGIHFNPLLVEALLSIQSKEIFWLDYSSTYLPEILRTIRPNINWAICPDHLELIAEVFAGIIDNKSPFTYEHSQGVTQVAVRLGEYFKLDQRTLKTLKISALLHDLGKLTIPNSILDKPGKLTPLEYQRIKSHAYYTKLILAKIKGLETIRDWAGNHHETLDGKGYPEGIPGERLSLPERIIALSDVYQALTEKRPYRQPLPQLKAMEIIQGLVNEHKLCPEVFASFSKVLS, from the coding sequence GTGAGTATAATTAACGCAAGTGAACTGCTTGAGGGCCTGTCCTTGGCCTTAGATGTCGCAGAAAACAAAACTTTTGAGCATGCGCAGCGGACAGCTTATATTGCGTTGTGCATTGCAAAAGAATTAAATCTTTCGGAAGAAGAACTTCAAGATATTTTTGCGGCCAGTCTCTTACATGATATTGGGATGACGACCTCTTTAGCAGATTCACACCAAGATATTTCCCTTTTGGTAAAGCACTGTCAGACGGGTGCTCAAATGGTTAAACTCTTGCCTTTGCCGGTCAATGTTGCAGAATATATTAGATGGCATCATGCAAATTGGGATGGAAGTGGTCTCTTCGAACTAGCGGGTTCTTCTATTCCTCTAGGTGCTCAAATAATCTATCTAGCCGATCAATCCGATGTTCTTCTCCAGGAACTGGGTTCAATCTACAATGATCGATCGGGGATTCAAAATGCTCTGCAGAAAAGGTCAGGTATCCACTTTAACCCTTTGCTTGTTGAAGCGTTACTTTCTATTCAGAGCAAAGAAATATTTTGGCTGGATTACAGCTCCACTTACTTGCCAGAAATACTGCGGACGATTCGCCCTAATATCAATTGGGCCATTTGCCCTGATCACTTAGAGCTAATCGCTGAGGTTTTTGCAGGGATTATTGATAACAAATCACCCTTTACTTATGAACATTCTCAAGGGGTCACTCAGGTGGCGGTGCGCTTGGGTGAATATTTTAAGCTGGATCAGAGGACACTGAAAACCCTTAAAATTAGTGCTTTACTCCATGATCTCGGTAAGTTAACGATTCCCAATAGTATATTAGATAAACCCGGGAAGCTAACACCATTGGAATATCAAAGAATAAAAAGTCATGCCTATTATACCAAGCTTATTTTGGCAAAGATTAAAGGCTTAGAAACGATTCGTGATTGGGCAGGTAATCATCATGAAACTTTAGATGGAAAAGGTTATCCGGAAGGGATTCCCGGAGAACGGTTAAGTCTGCCTGAACGAATTATCGCTTTAAGTGATGTCTATCAGGCACTTACGGAGAAGCGTCCGTACAGACAACCCCTTCCACAGTTAAAAGCAATGGAGATTATTCAGGGCCTCGTCAATGAGCACAAGCTTTGTCCTGAAGTCTTTGCTAGTTTTTCAAAAGTCCTAAGTTAA
- a CDS encoding methyl-accepting chemotaxis protein gives MSNQNQLELDASFLMIELKEANQKMGTVIHSIQEIAKHTNLLSLNSAIEAARAGEAGRGFSVVADEIKKLATRSLASTKESTQIVENIQSKANEIMAVRTADVAYDTIDKIDRNLFERNCDAQAWASFDKVKSCFSSTDPKRITVANDLLKILVDIYEVYMDLFVLDTEGNIAAAGVHRELIGKSMANREWFQEAKAVNAISVSDLYLSSIDNLYTVAYTCPIYSDEGGILGYFSTRFNWKFIYDIIDSARIGKNGDIWIINKEGYIIASRNRKGILQENLKHLEAAQRAINGETYGDFLENDASGNSIIYGYAHTRGYNAYKGKNWSAIIRETL, from the coding sequence ATGTCGAATCAGAATCAACTCGAGCTCGATGCGTCATTTTTAATGATTGAGCTTAAAGAGGCTAATCAAAAGATGGGAACGGTTATCCATTCTATTCAGGAAATCGCTAAGCATACGAACTTATTATCTCTCAATTCTGCGATTGAAGCGGCAAGGGCAGGGGAGGCTGGTCGAGGCTTCAGCGTTGTGGCCGATGAAATTAAAAAATTGGCAACCCGTAGTTTAGCCTCTACAAAGGAAAGTACACAAATTGTAGAAAATATCCAGTCTAAAGCTAATGAAATTATGGCTGTGCGTACCGCAGATGTAGCTTACGATACGATTGATAAGATTGACCGTAATCTTTTTGAACGTAACTGTGATGCTCAGGCCTGGGCGAGCTTCGATAAAGTGAAAAGTTGTTTCAGTTCAACTGATCCTAAGCGGATTACGGTAGCCAATGATCTTTTAAAGATACTAGTGGATATTTATGAAGTCTATATGGATCTGTTTGTGCTCGATACTGAAGGAAATATTGCCGCTGCAGGGGTCCATCGTGAACTCATTGGCAAAAGCATGGCTAATCGAGAGTGGTTTCAAGAGGCAAAAGCAGTAAACGCAATCTCCGTAAGTGATTTATATTTATCTTCAATTGATAATCTCTATACGGTCGCATATACTTGTCCCATTTATAGTGATGAGGGTGGGATACTCGGGTATTTCTCAACCCGTTTTAATTGGAAGTTCATTTACGATATTATTGATTCAGCCCGAATTGGGAAAAACGGAGATATTTGGATTATCAATAAAGAAGGCTATATTATTGCTAGCCGAAATCGTAAAGGAATTCTCCAGGAGAATCTAAAGCATTTAGAAGCGGCTCAACGCGCCATAAATGGTGAGACGTATGGAGATTTTTTAGAAAATGATGCCAGCGGAAATTCTATAATATATGGATACGCACATACCAGAGGATATAATGCATACAAAGGGAAGAACTGGTCAGCGATTATCCGTGAGACGCTATAA